The genome window CTCCAGCTCGCATCTGCTCTGTGTTAAAGCTTAACTGACACATTAGCCAGCTTGATGTTATTGAGCAATTTGATCTTACAATAAATTTTATTGATCAGCTGTGGGACAAAACTACCGGATGTGTTTCAGGTAATGTAGAAATGGTGTCATCATTACATGAATGACTTATCAGAGAGCTTATCTTTGATAACATTAGTGAACGGATCCTCATCAACAGTGCTGTGTGGCAGTGTCTTATGTTTGGCGTTGTGCACATTTGGGATTCTGAATAtctatttattcatattttatttactctCTTTCCAGCTTTGCAACTGCTGCCGAACAGCTGATCTCAGGACAACTAAAGATCCAGCTCATTTTATATTTTGACAATTAGCATCAGCAGATATGAGTGTTGACTAATAGCTGCAAAACTGCATCgggccaaaaaaaaatccactctCCATTGCGATATAACTGCTCTACACAGTGTAAACCGTTCAATGTTCATCCCTCTGCCTGTACCAGCGTACATacctacagtacacacacacctgacacctgaGCTAACAGCGGCGCAGGTGGGAGGATGCACCACATGCTTCAATACAGACGAGAAAATAATGCGTCATCGTTAAAAACGTTAGCATCAGTATTAGCGCCACGTCTATGATGACATTAAGGACGAGCTGTCTTCTGCTAACACACTCTGTGTTTAAGCTCACCGTGTTGTTTCACCTTGctagcagcaacagcagcaggttcGTACTGTTCATTCATCACTGACTACTCACCTGACAGTCTCGTTTTCTGGACggctcctccttcacctccgTCTGGAAAACACACGGTATCTTCTGCTGAACTGAGCCCAGGCGTCGCATTTTGGCGTATATTCTAACATCCACCTGAAACTCCCGGTAAAGATGAGCTTTATCGCTGAACGGAGCAGCAAAAATGCTCAGTTAGCATGGATGTGGATGAGTTCTGACATCACGTGACGCGCTCCTTCTTCTTCGTTTCTTTTTTGTGAGTTGGAAAAGCATTAGCGCCACTGTGCGGTGGGTAGGGGGATCGCATCCGTGTCAAACCTTCAGTCAAACCTTtgaaatatatgtaatattatGGTAAAATTCTTGACTGACCCCAGGACATCTTTTAAAAATCATCTTATTAAAAagacattgttttatttttattatatgaTTTGACTCATATATGGAAGTTTTTATTTTGGAcagtattttgtcatttaatttaacaCTTTGGAAGCTGTTTTCTATACCTACTAATCAAGTAActgaaaaagcaggaaataatgctgctgtaatgcctcAGTCTCCGTAAGTACATATAAACCATTTGATATAAAATTAAGTTGCTTTATTTCAAAGTTGTAAACAAGATCTTTAGGGATAAATCAGgtgctcatacacacaaacatatgggGAAATACAAACCAAATAATTGCTAATTTTCAGTCTCAGGAACACTAAGTTTAGAATGTGCATATTTACAGTCACTTTGAAAAGTACAATTAACCAAATTGTTCATAAAGTAAAGCGTCCTCTGGTCTGAAATGCATTATGAATTTATTCATCAGGTAACACTGTGGCTGTAATTTGTTTCTATGTACTTCAGGAAAACCCACCACAGAAATATCACAAAGCTACTCAGATGAGTTGATCTTCATGTCTGGattcacacacagtgtgatgtcactggagtacttcctgtctgattcctcttcttcttcttcttctccttcctgaCTGTGCAGGTCCATCTCGCTGTCGGTGTGCTTccacatctctgtctctgtgtcgtCCTTCTGCTGACCCTGAGGCCAAAAGGTGAAAATATTCCTTTTccaggagaggagcgagaaaACATATTAGGAGCATAATAAATACAGATTACTGAATTCAGTGGAAACATCAACGAGGCTCACAGATTTTCCTCTCTGCATTCAGTTTGTTAAACTGCCTCCAGCTACAAATGTTACAAATGCAAAGAAACGCATGAAGCCTGAGTTGATCTGGTGGTGACAAGAAAGTTTTACAACACAGTGGAGCCACCCATGATCTCAaactctttctctcctccaggaCACATTCAAATCAATCATCATTGAGGCATTTGTTCCAAACCAGAGTAGCCCTTTCTGTTTCTAAACCACTGGTCTGCACTTTTAGTCACGGGGAAATATGCATCAGACAGGGTTTCAAGCCTTCTGCCAACATGACTCACAGTTTGTAGTACCACACAAcgcctgctgctgtcaggagcACAAGGATGGTGCCAAGAATGATGAGTGCTGTTGGCacatctggaaaacaaaaatttTATCAATGATCACCGCAAACTCTATCTGCTTTATATCACACAGCTGCATGCACCAATTCAAATCCAACTTCACGGTCAACAGAACTCCTTCCATGTCATCTCTTATGGAATGAAATCAGCATCTGCCAAATGTGGGATCGattttgtgtgttgcagcaggTTTTTTCTTATGttaataaatattatttttaaaagaaattctTAACAACAGTCATGgataaaaatctttatttcagaCCCTGTTTAatactgtgtttttcctccagtgAGCACCAATAATCACTTAATAACTGCATGAGCATAAAGAATATTTACACCGTTTTGGTGATGCACAGGTTGCACTCAGGAACTTTAAATGAGTTCTGCGGATAAAACTAAAttcttttattctgtggttttaagGGGCTGAATCTAATTTTGACAAAAGTATTTAAACAACTTTAAGgttttaaatttgcatttgtgCATCTATCAGCTTGCTTTGGTGCTTctctgccccctagtggccaacATTTGAATAATGCTGCTTTAAGGTTGCATTTCATACCAACAAAATATAGATTTTAACTCTGGtaaaacaggacaaacatggCGAAAATAACAGATGTACTCTGAAAAACTATTTACTGTCTAGTTACTGGAGCTCCAACTTCTATTTCACTAAATTTATATAATGTCACAGGTTGCTTTGCATTAAAGACAATTACAGTTTTGAAAAAAGCACCTTTTGTGTTGACCCCTACTGGTGACTTGTAGGTAATGCAATAAAGATCATTTACAGGTTTCCATCCCTCCACTCTCAACCCCTTCAACTCCACTGGCATTTAAAATCAGATTCTCAACAGAAAGGAGTAAATAAGCTAATTAGAAATGTGAACTTTGCCTCGTTTTGAAAAACTTGACACAAGAGAACATCACAATCGCAAGATCAGGTCAATCTAACTACGAAAGAGGACAAAGGGGCGTACCTCCTAGAGAAGGTTTCGTAGAGCTCACGGACGGCGGCCTCGCTGAGtctgaggaaacagaggaagtggaggCGCGAGCAGAAAAACTGCCAACGGTTGGTTTCAAGGTGAGAAGGTGAGAAAGAGCGGTAGGAATACGGGTGGAGGAAGTCTGAgtggtggagatggagggaatCATCGCTGAATGTGTCGTCTGGGCCGGGAGAGTAAAAGCTGGAGTGAAAGATGTTTGCTGaggggttgttgttgttctcgGCTGTCTTGAAGGTGGAGACTTGGTTGTTGAGCTGAGTGGAGGTGTAGCGGGTGTTGCGGTCTGGGTCAGGGCTGTCAGTGCGGTGGAGAACGCGGAGCTTTGTGGACTGGCTGTTGAGCTGTTCGGAGTTTCCTCCAAAGCTGCAGGTGTTGAGGACAAAGATGCACAGACACTGGTCATGACCACATGTGATCTGCTGCGTGCACGCTGGAACATTCAGTACGCAGTGCAGGAAATAGACAGCACCTGATGCATTGAAGCAGAAGACGCCAAACTTTTTATCCGTGCCCGCAGCCCACGTCACCACTCCAGTTTTGCCTTTTCCACACTTCTGGTCAGCTGTGAGTCGAGGGACGACCGCGATCTGTTCGGCTGTCCAGCCAAACCTGTTAGGGGAgtaaatgaagcacaaacaaTAAGATCAATGTTGTTTGTGGACGTGAGCGTCTGT of Chelmon rostratus isolate fCheRos1 chromosome 6, fCheRos1.pri, whole genome shotgun sequence contains these proteins:
- the lyve1b gene encoding lymphatic vessel endothelial hyaluronic receptor 1b isoform X2, coding for MARYCFFSQLLLLSFAACLLASASSPMKVPQSRRAAGVFMLIEGGKYTFNFTAATAACLFLNATIATAAQMERAVQRGLQTCKFGWTAEQIAVVPRLTADQKCGKGKTGVVTWAAGTDKKFGVFCFNASALEETPNSSTASPQSSAFSTALTALTQTATPATPPLSSTTKSPPSRQPRTTTTPQQTSFTPAFTLPAQTTHSAMIPSISTTQTSSTRIPTALSHLLTLKPTVGSFSARASTSSVSSDSARPPSVSSTKPSLGDVPTALIILGTILVLLTAAGVVWYYKLNIFTFWPQGQQKDDTETEMWKHTDSEMDLHSQEGEEEEEEESDRKYSSDITLCVNPDMKINSSE
- the lyve1b gene encoding lymphatic vessel endothelial hyaluronic receptor 1b isoform X1, translated to MARYCFFSQLLLLSFAACLLASASSPMKAVPQSRRAAGVFMLIEGGKYTFNFTAATAACLFLNATIATAAQMERAVQRGLQTCKFGWTAEQIAVVPRLTADQKCGKGKTGVVTWAAGTDKKFGVFCFNASALEETPNSSTASPQSSAFSTALTALTQTATPATPPLSSTTKSPPSRQPRTTTTPQQTSFTPAFTLPAQTTHSAMIPSISTTQTSSTRIPTALSHLLTLKPTVGSFSARASTSSVSSDSARPPSVSSTKPSLGDVPTALIILGTILVLLTAAGVVWYYKLNIFTFWPQGQQKDDTETEMWKHTDSEMDLHSQEGEEEEEEESDRKYSSDITLCVNPDMKINSSE